CATAAATCTCGCCGCTTTTGAAACGGGTCAGCTTAATCTGGCCAAGCGGCGCACCAAGGCGCTCCGCAATATCAGCGGCAAGCTTCGGATTCGACGAACCGGAAAAAATCCGTAATTGATGATGCATAGTACCCTCCTGGGATTATAAATTTATACGTTGAACGGAACAGATGTACGGCGGCGTCCTTCAAAGACGGCCAGTTCGCGGAAGCCGGTGCGCCAGAGCATGTCCCGGGCCTCTGTTAAGCCGTCTCCCAGCTTCATGGGATCATGCGCATCAGAGCCAACCGTGAGCGGAATGCCCAGCTCAAGCGCCTGAACAAGCACATGCTCTGCCGGGAACATCTCGGCGCACGGCTTGGTCAGCCCGGAAGCGTTCAGCTCCATTGCGATGCCGCTGCGGGCAATGACCTTCAGCGTATCCAGCTCAAGCTTCTTAGCCTCCGCCAGGTCCTCCGGCGTCCGGGGTCCGTAACCGAACCTTTTGATGACGTCCATATGTCCTATAATATCATATAATCCTGATAACGCCGACTTCTGTACAGCATCATAATAGCGGCGGTATACCGCCATTACATCCTGGCCTTCCCAGCCATGGGTCTGCCGGTGGTCGGTAATGTCCCATTCTCCCAGGAAATGCACCGAGCCAATCAGATAATCCCACGGATAGGGTGCCAAAAGCTCGCGGATCTGTTCCTCATATCCCTGAATATAATCCGCCTCCAGCCCCACCCGCAGCTCAATCTTGCCCCGGTAGCGCTCCTTCAGCGTCAGGCATTCCTCCACATATCGCGGAAGCTCCGCAAGAGGCATAGCCATCTCAGGGTAGTAGTGGTCCGGATCGACATGGATAAGCGGCAGATGATCCGACAGCCCGAGCTGCTCAAGCCCCAGAGCGATGCCCCGCTGCACATACTCCTCCAGCTTCCCGACCGCATGGCCGCAGCGTTCATGATGGGTATGATAATCGATGTGCATGCTGAAGTACCCTCCTAGTCCCGCCGCGGCCGTTCATGGCGGGCGCTCAGCTCTTCCAGAATCTCATCCAGCGGAAGCTTGCGCTCCTGCAGCAGCACCAGCAGGTGATAGATCAGATCGCTGACCTCCAGGCGCAGCTCGGCATTATCTTTGTTTTTGGCGGCAATGATCGTCTCGGAGGCTTCCTCACCGACCTTCTTCAGGATCTTGTCCACACCCTTGTCGAACAGATAGGTCGTATACGCCCCCTCAGGACGGTTCACCTCACGCTCGGCAATCACACGCTCCAGCTCCCCGAGTACCGCAAACCGGCCGCTCTCTGCTTCAGCGGCGTTCACGGCAGCCCCGGCAGTGTCAGTTACGGTTGCCGGTATATCGAGCGGAATGTCGCGGAAGAAGCAGCTGTTCTCCCCGGTATGGCAGGCCGGACCCTCCGGCACTACCTTCACCAGCAGCGTATCGCTGTCACAATCGTAATGGATCGAGGTGATCGCCTGCGTATTGCCGGACGTTCCCCCCTTATGCCACAGCTCGCTGCGTGAACGGCTCCAGAACCAGGTCTGGCCGCTCGTAAGTGAGCGCTGCAGTGACTCAGGATTCATATAGGCGAACATTAATACCTCCAGGGTGCGCGCATCCTGAATGACTGCAGGCAGCAGGCCTGCTTCATTCCAGCGGATGCCGGACACTGCCTCCTGCTGGCTTAGTGCGATATCCTTCTTGTCCTCGCTCATCGGATCTCTACTCCTCTTTGCTTCAGATCAGCCTTCAGATCATGAATAGCAATCTCTTTATAGTGAAAAATGGTTGCCGCAAGTCCGGCATCTGCCCGGCCTTCCGTAAATACATCATAGAAATGCTCAATTCTCCCGGCTCCGCCAGAAGCAATGACAGGAATACTCAGCAGGTCGCTGACCGCCGCCGTCAGCTTCAGGTCGAAGCCGTCCTTGGTCCCGTCCGCGTCCATACTTGTAAGCAGAATCTCGCCGGCCCCCAGCCGTTCAGCTTCCTTAGCCCAATTCAAGGCCCGGATACCCGTGGGCGTACGTCCGCCGTGCGTATACACTTCCCATTCGCCCCAAGCCTCATTATATTTGGCATCCATCGCCACTACAATGCACTGGGAGCCGAAGTGACGGGCCCCTTCCAGAATCAGCTGAGGGTTATTTACAGCAGCTGTGTTAATGCCGATCTTGTCCGCTCCGGCACGCAGAATCCGCTTCATATCATCAGGGGTTGAGATGCCCCCGCCCACCGTGAAGGGAATGGCAATCTCACCCGCCGTCTGCCGCACCACTTCAATCATGGTCGCCCTGCCTTCCACAGAAGCGGAAATATCGAGGAATACCAGCTCATCCGCTCCCTCGCGGTCGTATAGCGCCGCAAGCTCCACCGGATCTCCGGCATCGCGCAGATTCACAAAATTCACACCTTTTACCACACGCCCGTCCTTCACATCCAGACAGGGAATAATCCGTTTCGCCAACATGCCAAGACCCCTCCTTAGTGTAGACTTACCGCAATCCGGAGGATTGGCCCAGGGTCTGCAGCGCTTCAGCCAGATTAATATTGCCGGTATACAGCGCCTTGCCCACAATCGCCCCGCCGATCCCGCTGCCGCTGTGTACGTTCAGGCGCTGCAGATCATTAAGGCTGGTCACGCCGCCGGAGGCGATTACGCTGCGGCCGCTTGCCTTGGCCATAGACAGAATGCCTTCCACGTTCGGCCCCTGCATCATCCCGTCACGGGAGATATCGGTATAGATAAAAGTCTCAGCGCCCTTGGCAGCCAGCTCTCTAGCCAGGTCTTCCGCACGCACCTCCGAGGTATTAAGCCAGCCATGAGTTGCCACGTAGCCGTTACGCGCATCAATACCGATGGCAACTTTGTCGCCGTATTTGGCAAGAACCGCTTCTGTAAAAGTCTGATCATTAATGGCTGCCGTTCCGATAATCACCCGGCTGACGCCGAGGTTCAGCAGCTTCTCGACATCGGCAAGAGTACGGAGACCGCCGCCGACCTGTACAGGAACATTCGCATGTTTAGCAATAGCTCCAATAATGGCATCATTCACGGGGCAGCCTGCTTTGGCTCCGTCCAGATCCACCAGATGGATATACTGCCCGCCCTGCTCTTCCCATGACTTAGCCACCTCTACCGGACTGTCGTTGTAGATCGTCTCTTGGGCATAATCACCCTGCTGCAGCCGGACACACTTGCCGTCCCGGATATCAATCGCCGGATATAGGATAAAAGAAGACATGAATACTCCCCGCTTTCATTGCAAATTAGTGATTCAGGCAGCTAAGCTTGCTGTCCCCGGAGCTGCAGGAAATTACCCAGCAGCTTCATACCAAGCTCCCCGCTCTTCTCCGGGTGGAACTGCATGCCGTAGACATTATCACGCCCCACAATAGCCGTTACCGGATGTCCATAGTCTGTGACGGCCAGCAGATCGCTGTCCGCCGCGAGTGCATGATAGGAGTGCACGAAGTACACATGGCCCTCCGTCAGACCTGCCAGCAGCGGACTCTCCGGCTGGCGGAAGCTCAGCTTGTTCCAGCCCATATGCGGCACCTTATAGCCGTCCCGGGGGGCGAAGCGCACCACTGCGCCAGGCAGAAGCTCCAGCCCCTTATGCTCGCCATGCTCCTCGCTGCTGCTGAACAACAGCTGCATTCCGAGGCAGATGCCCAGCACCGGCTGGCCCGCTGACGCTGCGGCCCGGACGACATCGTCCATTCCGCTCTCCTGTAAGTGCTCCATCGCATCGCCAAAGGCACCGACTCCCGGCAGAATGACACTGTCTGCCGCCAGGATCTCGGCGGCATCCGAGGTTACAAGACTTGTATACCCCAGCCGCTCTACGGCCTTGCTGACACTGTGCAGGTTGCCCATGCCGTAATCGACGATTGCAACGGCCATACTACAGCACTCCCTTCGTTGAAGGCACACCCTTCACCCGGGGATCTACAATAGTCGCTTCGTCCAGTGCCCGTCCCAGCGCCTTGAAGATTGCTTCAATCATGTGATGAGTATTGGTGCCGTAATGAACGATGACATGCAGCGTAATTCTCGCCTCCAGCGCGAACTTCCACAGGAATTCATGTACCAGCTCTGTTGAGAAGCTGCCTACCTGCTGGGAAGGATACGCTGCCCGGTATTCGAAATGCGGCCGGTTGCTGATATCGATCACTACCTGGGCAAGCGCCTCATCCATAGGGACGAAGACACTGGCGTACCGCTTGATGCCTTTTTTATCGCCAAGCGCTTCCCGCAAAGCCTGCCCGAGACAGATACCGATATCTTCTACCGTATGGTGATCATCAATCTCGATATCTCCCCGCGCCTGTACAGAGAGGTCAAACTGTCCATGCTTCGTGAACAGATCCAGCATATGATTCAGGAACGGCACATCGGTCTCCAGTTCGGAGACCCCGCTGCCGTCCACGGCAAAGGTTAGCTTGATGTCCGTTTCATTGGTTGTACGGCTAAGTCCGGCCTTACGCAGCGCCAGTTCGTTGTTATTGTTCTCCATTTGTGTCTCCACCTTTCGCTTCGTTCGTAAGCCGGATTTCGATGGCGCGTGCATGGCCTTCCAGTCCTTCACGCCGGGCAAGCTCCATAATCGCCGCCCCGTCGCGCAGCAGCGCTTCCTTACTGTAATAGATCAGACTGGACTTCTTGATGAAGTCATCCACATCTACAGGCGAGGAGAAGCGCGCTGTGCCATTCGTCGGTATAATATGGTTCGGTCCGGCGAAGTAGTCGCCGACCGGCTCCGAGCTGTACGGCCCGAGGAAGATCGCACCGGCGTTCTCTATTGCGCCGGTCAGCCCCATCGGGTCGTTCACCACAATCTCCAGATGCTCCGGCGCGAGCCGGTTCACCACGGAGATGCCCTCCTCAAGCGAGTCTACGACGATAATCGCGCCGTAGTTCTCGACCGAGGCCCGCGCGATTTGCTCGCGCGGCAATGCCTGCAGCTGCCGCTCAACCTCGGCAGCCACCGCCTCCGCGAGACGCTGCGACGGCGTCACGAGGATCGCCGACGCCATCTCGTCGTGCTCGGCCTGCGAGAGCAGGTCGGCCGCGATGTAGGCGGCCTCGGCGGTATCGTCGGCGAGCACGACGATCTCGCTCGGTCCGGCGATGCTGTCGATGTCGACAGCGCCGTAGACCTCGCGCTTGGCCAGGGCCACGTAGATGTTCCCTGGCCCGCAGATCTTGTCGACCGGCACGATCGATTCCGTGCCGAAGGCGAGGGCGGCGATGGCCTGCGCGCCACCTACGCGGTAGATCTCGTGTACACCCGCTTCAGCGGCGGCCACGAGAATATAAGGATCAATGCCTTCAGAGCCGCCGGTCGAAGGCGGCGTCACCATCACAATCTCCGGCACCCCGGCGATCTGTGCCGGTATCACGTTCATCAGCACCGAGGACGGGTAGGCCGCCTTGCCGCCGGGAACATAGACGCCCACGCGCTTCAGCGGGCGGATGATCTGGCCGAGGATCGTGCCGTCCGGCTGCAGATCCATCCAGGAATTGCGTTTCTGCCGCGCATGGAACGCACGGATATTCACGGCTGCTGCGCGAATCGCCGTCACGAAGGACTCCTCTACCCGGCCGTAGGCGGCCTCAAGCTCCTCCGGCGTTACGCGCAGCTGCGCTGGCGTCAGTACAGCGCCGTCGAAGCGCTCCGTATACCGGAGCAGCGCCGCGTCGCCTTCCCGCTTGATATCGGCCACGATTTCACGTACGGCCTTGTTCTGCTCCGGCGTGCCGTATTCCACCTCACGCTGCAGTTTAAATTCCTTACTGGACTGGATCTTCACCGCCGCTTCCCCCTTGAGCTCTATAGTTTTGCTTATCTTATTTTACCTGCAATCCCGGTTCTGCAATCACAGCCTGCAGCCGGTCGCACAGCTGCTGAATCTCCGCATTCTTCATCCGGTAGCTCACCCGGTTCGCCACGAGGCGGCTGGTGATCTCGAAGATGCTCTTCATCTCCACCAGACCGTTATCCTTCAGCGTCTGGCCGGTCTCAACCATATCCACGATCCGGTCAGCCAGCCCGATCAGCGGTGCCAGCTCGATGGAGCCGTTCAGCTTCACAACCTCCACCTGCTGGCCTTGCTCACGGAAATACCGCGAAGCCACGTTCGGGTATTTGGTGGCTACCCGCTGCTGAATGCCCGGCTGCCAGTTCGGAAGCCCGATGATCGACATCCGGCAGCGGGCAATCCCGAGATCCAGCAGCTCGTACACATCACGGCTCTCCTCCAGCAGTACATCTTTGCCGACAATACCGATATCCGCCACTCCATACTCTACATAAGTCGGCACATCTACCGGCTTGGCCAGAATGAACTCCATTCCGGCCTCCGGCAATGAAATCACCAGCTTGCGCGACTCTTCTCCATCCGGAGGAATCGGCAGTCCCGCCTGGCGGAACAGCTCTGCCGCTTTATTGTAAATCCGGCCTTTCGGCATGGCTACCTTAAGAATCTGTGCCATCAATACCCGCCCCCGTTTCGTGTGTACTCATCATTTATAAATCACCTGCAGCAGCTCCGCTCACCCATGCTCGCTGACAAACGACACGAACGTGTAGATCTCGCCGTACAACTCGCCCTCTGCCTGAATAGTATCCGCATCCAGCCGCTTCACAGTCTTCAGCTCCTCCGGACCGGTTGCCAGCCGCGTGACCACAATATGCCCATCCGACCGCAGCCTCGCTGCTTCGGCAAGACCCTCTTGGCGCCGCAGTGCATCGTACTGGACCAGAACCGGCAGCTCTTCCTCTTCCGGCAGCCCGGAGACTCCATCCAAAATACGGTTGGTCTTCAGAGAGAAGCCGGTGGAGGGAATCGGACGCCCGAATTGTTGCAGCAGGTTGTCATACCGGCCGCCGCTGCATACCGGGAAGCCCAGCTCGGAAGCATACCCCTCGAAGGTCATGCCTGTATAGTAAGAGAAATCACCGATCATCGTCAGATCAATCAGCACATGCTGCGAGACACCGTAAGCCACCAGCACCTCCCATACCTTGCACAGATGCTCGATCGAAGCGCGCGCCACCGGATGGCTGCTCAGCTCCAGCGCCTGGCCGCAGATCTCCTTTCCGCCGCGCAGCCGCAGCAGTCCGTCCAGCTCCTGCTTCTGGGCAGTGGATAGCTCAAGACGCCGCAGCGTCTCGCGGAAGGCTACATAATCGCGGCTGAGCAGATGGCTCTTCAGCTCCTCCTGAGCCTGCGGCAAGCCGGATACCGCCTCCTGGAAGAGGCCGTCAAGGAAGCCGACATGCCCTATTGCAATTTTAAAAGACTTTACGCCCGCCGCCTGCAGGGAAGCAATCGCCAGCGCGACTACCTCTGCGTCAGCCTCCGGTGAATCATCACCGACAAGCTCCACACCGGTCTGAAAAAATTCCGCCTCACGCCCGGCCTCTTCTTCAATCGCCCGGAAGACGTTGGCATGGTAGGACAGACGCAGCGGCAGCGGCTCATCCTTCAATAGAGAGGAGACCACACGGGCTACAGGTGCCGTCATCTCTGAACGCAGCACCAGCGCCTGCCCACGGTTGTTAAGTAATTTATACAGCTTCTGATCGGATGTAGAGCTGGCTACACCGACTGTATCGTAATATTCAAGAGTAGGCGTAATCATCTGCCGGTAGCCCCAGCGGCTCATACAGTGAAGTACATCCTTCTCGATCTTGCGCAGCTTCGTTACCGCACGCGGGAGATAATCCCTTACGCCGGCAGGCTTTTCAAATCCCTTTGGTTTGGCCATCTTCATTGTTCACCTCATCGGATATGTTAAAGGGTATCATCAATTGCTTTATCATGGTAAAGTGGTAGCAAAGTAAAGTAGTGGCAATATCGTATCACGGACTATCCTTTTGCGTCAACAATTCGCTTGAATTCCAGAGTTCCTTTTGCCACCGGGATAAGCGGCGAATATAATAGGTTAATATGATTGTACTTTATTTTCTCCATGAAGTATTCCCGGTATCTAATTCAGAAGCAGAAAGAAGGACTGACGGCTTGAGTACATCCTATATGATTGGCGTTGATATTGGAACCACCAGCACGAAGGCTGTCCTCTTTGAGGAGAACGGAACAATTGTCGCTCAGAGCAATCAGGGCTATCCGCTGCATCAGCCCTCCCCCTCTGTCGCAGAACAGGACCCGGAGCAGATTCTCGAAGCCGTAATTCGTACTATAGCAGCAGTCATGCAGGAGAGCCTTGCCGCACCTGAAGCCATTCTTCTGGTCTCCTTCAGCTCCGCTATGCATAGCGTCATCGCTGTGGATCCTGCGGGTAAGC
The sequence above is a segment of the Paenibacillus sp. FSL R7-0204 genome. Coding sequences within it:
- a CDS encoding ATP phosphoribosyltransferase regulatory subunit produces the protein MAKPKGFEKPAGVRDYLPRAVTKLRKIEKDVLHCMSRWGYRQMITPTLEYYDTVGVASSTSDQKLYKLLNNRGQALVLRSEMTAPVARVVSSLLKDEPLPLRLSYHANVFRAIEEEAGREAEFFQTGVELVGDDSPEADAEVVALAIASLQAAGVKSFKIAIGHVGFLDGLFQEAVSGLPQAQEELKSHLLSRDYVAFRETLRRLELSTAQKQELDGLLRLRGGKEICGQALELSSHPVARASIEHLCKVWEVLVAYGVSQHVLIDLTMIGDFSYYTGMTFEGYASELGFPVCSGGRYDNLLQQFGRPIPSTGFSLKTNRILDGVSGLPEEEELPVLVQYDALRRQEGLAEAARLRSDGHIVVTRLATGPEELKTVKRLDADTIQAEGELYGEIYTFVSFVSEHG
- the hisD gene encoding histidinol dehydrogenase, which gives rise to MKIQSSKEFKLQREVEYGTPEQNKAVREIVADIKREGDAALLRYTERFDGAVLTPAQLRVTPEELEAAYGRVEESFVTAIRAAAVNIRAFHARQKRNSWMDLQPDGTILGQIIRPLKRVGVYVPGGKAAYPSSVLMNVIPAQIAGVPEIVMVTPPSTGGSEGIDPYILVAAAEAGVHEIYRVGGAQAIAALAFGTESIVPVDKICGPGNIYVALAKREVYGAVDIDSIAGPSEIVVLADDTAEAAYIAADLLSQAEHDEMASAILVTPSQRLAEAVAAEVERQLQALPREQIARASVENYGAIIVVDSLEEGISVVNRLAPEHLEIVVNDPMGLTGAIENAGAIFLGPYSSEPVGDYFAGPNHIIPTNGTARFSSPVDVDDFIKKSSLIYYSKEALLRDGAAIMELARREGLEGHARAIEIRLTNEAKGGDTNGEQ
- the hisB gene encoding imidazoleglycerol-phosphate dehydratase HisB, encoding MENNNNELALRKAGLSRTTNETDIKLTFAVDGSGVSELETDVPFLNHMLDLFTKHGQFDLSVQARGDIEIDDHHTVEDIGICLGQALREALGDKKGIKRYASVFVPMDEALAQVVIDISNRPHFEYRAAYPSQQVGSFSTELVHEFLWKFALEARITLHVIVHYGTNTHHMIEAIFKALGRALDEATIVDPRVKGVPSTKGVL
- the hisF gene encoding imidazole glycerol phosphate synthase subunit HisF; translation: MLAKRIIPCLDVKDGRVVKGVNFVNLRDAGDPVELAALYDREGADELVFLDISASVEGRATMIEVVRQTAGEIAIPFTVGGGISTPDDMKRILRAGADKIGINTAAVNNPQLILEGARHFGSQCIVVAMDAKYNEAWGEWEVYTHGGRTPTGIRALNWAKEAERLGAGEILLTSMDADGTKDGFDLKLTAAVSDLLSIPVIASGGAGRIEHFYDVFTEGRADAGLAATIFHYKEIAIHDLKADLKQRGVEIR
- the hisA gene encoding 1-(5-phosphoribosyl)-5-[(5-phosphoribosylamino)methylideneamino]imidazole-4-carboxamide isomerase; translation: MSSFILYPAIDIRDGKCVRLQQGDYAQETIYNDSPVEVAKSWEEQGGQYIHLVDLDGAKAGCPVNDAIIGAIAKHANVPVQVGGGLRTLADVEKLLNLGVSRVIIGTAAINDQTFTEAVLAKYGDKVAIGIDARNGYVATHGWLNTSEVRAEDLARELAAKGAETFIYTDISRDGMMQGPNVEGILSMAKASGRSVIASGGVTSLNDLQRLNVHSGSGIGGAIVGKALYTGNINLAEALQTLGQSSGLR
- the hisG gene encoding ATP phosphoribosyltransferase, producing the protein MAQILKVAMPKGRIYNKAAELFRQAGLPIPPDGEESRKLVISLPEAGMEFILAKPVDVPTYVEYGVADIGIVGKDVLLEESRDVYELLDLGIARCRMSIIGLPNWQPGIQQRVATKYPNVASRYFREQGQQVEVVKLNGSIELAPLIGLADRIVDMVETGQTLKDNGLVEMKSIFEITSRLVANRVSYRMKNAEIQQLCDRLQAVIAEPGLQVK
- the hisJ gene encoding histidinol-phosphatase HisJ; translation: MHIDYHTHHERCGHAVGKLEEYVQRGIALGLEQLGLSDHLPLIHVDPDHYYPEMAMPLAELPRYVEECLTLKERYRGKIELRVGLEADYIQGYEEQIRELLAPYPWDYLIGSVHFLGEWDITDHRQTHGWEGQDVMAVYRRYYDAVQKSALSGLYDIIGHMDVIKRFGYGPRTPEDLAEAKKLELDTLKVIARSGIAMELNASGLTKPCAEMFPAEHVLVQALELGIPLTVGSDAHDPMKLGDGLTEARDMLWRTGFRELAVFEGRRRTSVPFNV
- the hisH gene encoding imidazole glycerol phosphate synthase subunit HisH; translation: MAVAIVDYGMGNLHSVSKAVERLGYTSLVTSDAAEILAADSVILPGVGAFGDAMEHLQESGMDDVVRAAASAGQPVLGICLGMQLLFSSSEEHGEHKGLELLPGAVVRFAPRDGYKVPHMGWNKLSFRQPESPLLAGLTEGHVYFVHSYHALAADSDLLAVTDYGHPVTAIVGRDNVYGMQFHPEKSGELGMKLLGNFLQLRGQQA
- the hisIE gene encoding bifunctional phosphoribosyl-AMP cyclohydrolase/phosphoribosyl-ATP diphosphatase HisIE, which gives rise to MSEDKKDIALSQQEAVSGIRWNEAGLLPAVIQDARTLEVLMFAYMNPESLQRSLTSGQTWFWSRSRSELWHKGGTSGNTQAITSIHYDCDSDTLLVKVVPEGPACHTGENSCFFRDIPLDIPATVTDTAGAAVNAAEAESGRFAVLGELERVIAEREVNRPEGAYTTYLFDKGVDKILKKVGEEASETIIAAKNKDNAELRLEVSDLIYHLLVLLQERKLPLDEILEELSARHERPRRD